The Larimichthys crocea isolate SSNF chromosome II, L_crocea_2.0, whole genome shotgun sequence genome segment ATATGATATACAGGACTACTGATACTGATcatgtgtgtttacgtgtgtagTCTTGATCagtgttgtttatgttatttattttgtttcttgcAGATGTTCATTGTCCATATACATCTTGTCTGCCTCACCCGTTCAGGGATGAAGAGCTTGACACCCAAGTCCTCCAGTCCTCTGTACAGGTAGCCTGCCACCTCCTTGTGTTTCTTCCAGGACTCCTCCAGCCCCTAGAGGGAGATAGAGATCAGTGGAGATACATGATTATGAGTTACATGACACAAAGTCAAAGAGtcatgttatttttctgttcattttccaGCACAGTAGAAACACCACTTTGTCCTCACTTGAGATTTAATGGTGTTATAAACAAAGATGTTGACATATTATTGCTAACAAAAGACAAGGGCCTTGTAGACTCCCAACATCATCCTATGAGCCCAAAGCCCGCAACTTACACCAAACTCTCTTCTGTACAATAAAGATGCTGGCACGAAGAGGATTTTGACAAATACAGTGTAAATGTAAAgacaacataaacaaagataATAATTCTACACATTGGGAATGTCCCTGTACCTTCTCAGCAAGAATAGACAGACTCTCTCTCAGGGCGAAGAATCCAGACACTGGACCGGTGTGGTGGTATCTTAAACCCAGAGCAAACATGATCAGATATTATTCTTATACCAGACCCTGGTGTTGTAGACTGATGTAAACATTTCTGGCACAATAaaacacctaaaaaaacaagttttccaatgcttaatattaaaataaatctaatattttTAGTCTCAAGAGATAATCAGCACCAGTCACAATTTAAGTAAGGTTCAGATGGTATGAGGAGAATAATAACACACTTACGCTCTGGCTGGTTTGCCATCACAACCCCAGTAGTTGGACAAATGTGTCATGTCAAGGAGATAGGATACtggttttgttttcctgttaaaCATCTTGTGGCTGTGAGGGgtaacagaaagacaaaaatatgcCTGCTTCAATGATTTTTTTGGTCTTGTGTTTTATGCAGTTATGACAGAACTTATATATGGAAACACCTCCTTACCATGCTCTGTCATTAAAGGAAATGGGTGCTGTGCCAGGAGGTGCATTCAGAGCCTTCTGAGAACCAGTGTACAGGATGTCAATATCTGCAAGTGTAATAAGAGGCAGATTATattacacacaagcacatggTAGCAGGTGACGTTATTTAATCCTTCATCATTGTCTTACTTTGCTTGTCCATAAAAATTGGTGCTGCACCAAGAGATGCAACTGTGTCAACCAGGAAGAGGCAGTTATGTCTGCGAGAAATATGACAGTAAGCAGTGAGAAATATGACATTATATTTGGTAATTACATGAAAATCTGCATCTTCTGGTGTGTTTGAGGCTCACTTCCTGCAGATGTCTCCAATGCCATCCACTGGGTGACAGAGGCCAGCAGAGGACTCTCCATgtgtgaggaaaaacaggaCAGGCTTGTGTTTCGCTACGGCCTACAGGAAGATGACAGTTATGACAGACTTATGTGATTACCTGACATTGTAACAGATTATATTCAGTCATTTATACAGCTAAATAGTTCAGCCATAGCTAGTTAGACAGGCTGATTTGATCGTAGTAGCTTTAGTGAGTTATGGGCTGCTTCAGACACGCTGTGCTTACCTGTTCAATTTCTTTATTGCTGAAATATCCTCCAGGTGTTTTTACCATCCTATGTACATTGGCACCTAAAGATTAAAGACAATTGTCATAGATAAATGACATGAGGATAAAATACACAATCACTGGCCTGTTTGGAGACCAAGTGGATGTGTGCGTAAAACCCGTGCGTAAATACATACCCATTCTTTCTGCAATTTCTGCAACGCGCTCTCCCCAGATACCGTTGATGGCAACGAGCACGCTCTCTCCGGGCTCCACTACGTTGAACACGGCACACTCCATGGCCGCGTGTCCAGAGCCGCTCATAGATATGGTCAtgttgttctctgtctgaaagGCGTACTGGATACCTCGTTTGATGTCATTCATGATCtaagaaacaaagtgaaaaacaaagtgttgtATTGATTTCAGTGGGTGGGGGTACAACCACGCGCAATTACGCAAAACTATTGATCTGTTTCCccatgaaaatatttatttagtctgtttataatgaaaatataaataaagtagaaaTTTTAATTGTTAACATGAATAGTTTTTGTACAACAGCAAACTTTTAAGCTGAATTTGGTTTGAGAAAAAAACTGTGAGTAAAACATTTCACTAATTTTACTCAGTTTTACTTCACAaagttaaaatgtaataattctaCAGTAAACTACTAAAAGTAATAATTCTGTATTCCACATTTTACTTGATGAACCTGCGTCTCCAACTTGTACTCAAGTTCAGTACCTGAGTAAAAATCCTTATTTCCAGTAATTACAATTCATCATAAACTGTAACTCACTCTGAGTTCCATACAAGTTGTTTACCTCAAACATTTCTTGATGCATGTGACCAATTATCGGCTTGGCCCCTACAGCTAAAATACGTGGGGGAACGTTTGACGGCCCCGGTCCAAATAGGTAACGTAGTGGCACTTCCAGTGGCCGGAGCATGCATGCCGGAGGCGGGATGGTGACGGAGGACATGGATCGATCCAGtcgctgcagcagcagcgcgTTCTTCGCGGTCTGCTGGGCGAGCAGCGCGCTCCGGCTGAACAAAGCCCGCTGCATCACGCCTGGTGGTGTCCTGGTCCCTGAGAAGCCTGTACGGAGTAAGACGGAGAGATTGAATCTGACTGCGAAGTTTGGGTTgacaatttaaaacaaacagggcTTTGACCTGTTGGCCACGGGGCGGTGTGCCTCCCCTTATTGCCAACCCAGCTTTACACTTATGGCCAATAAGAAACACAACATCCTATTAGCTGGTTACAGTAAACTTGTGCATCCAGTTGTAGATGAGTGGTGAATTTTGAAACTTTGCAAGATTAAAAACTTCTGAAACTTATAAAACTAGAAAATACTCAAAGAGCTTCTGAGCAGGTGCTTATCAAGGCCCATTTCTCACTTGGATGAGACTATATGTGGAAAAATACaatacagatttaaaacatCATAATTTCATTGTCCAGCCAACAGAGTGTGCACACTTCAAATATCTTGAAGCAGTACAGTGAAAAAGCAAGATTCAAACGTAAATCTCTATATAAGTCATTTTCTCATAGGTTGGAGCCACCTGGACTGGTTTTTTGTGACACATTTCTGGTCTAGACAAGTAATGCTTGACTCTTGAACTCTTGAGAAAAAGTGAGAACTTGCACTATGCTGCTTAAAACCAGTTCAGGCTAGTTTACATGTGGTTTGTTGATTTTGTACGTCCCTCCAGGCACACAGCAGCATTGGGTTTGTAAAGAGGTGTCTCCCCTCGGAGAGCCAATCTGTTCTttgagaggaggaaggaggcaggcatacacaaacacacacacacacatgaatgttgtttttctcatacAAAGAACATGGATATCACACAATAATCTCAAAGGTTTTAATTAACATAGAATAATAGGTAGACAATTGTTAAACTTCTTTGAGTCTAAATCCAGTTGAGACACTTCACACTGGACATCAGAAAATAGATCTTAAAACATTTGAgcttaacataaaaataacactttccccaattaaatttaaataattaaatttaattttcctTAATTaattttggtcattttattttgagtgTCTCACATCTGTATTTTTGCGTTGCTCTACTCAGATTGTTTCAGATCATATTTTCAATGACGCAAAAGTTGTTGTGAAAACAATACAAGACAAGCGAGAGTTTTTCAATTAGTTTTGCCGGAATTgagtattaaaaaaagacattcataTTTTCCTTGACTCTACACAATTGTTTCAGGTTTAGCACCATGTAACAGACAGCTATTTTTGTGAAAGTaggaaaatattaaatgagGTGACTTAAACTACAAATGGATCTGGTCAAACGTCTCACTGTGATGTTAAAGATTTACTCTGATCAAGTCGtactttgctttattttttataaatctcCTTAAAACCGAACCGGAAACAAAACCTTTGCACCATATATTAAAAGATGCTGTTTGTTCCCCTGCTGTTTATCAGTCACTGAGTAGAAGCCCACATTGCTGACCCTAACTTTGTTCTATCACAGCTAACAGAAATGCTTGTGGGTACTCCTCTCTGAGTCTGGCTGGGTAAATAATTACAACACTCAATAAATAGGACTCCCTCTCTGTGGCCTTTGGACTCAACGCTCAAAATGTGCCCaaacagagcaggaggaggcgcTGGGGAAGGATGGGCATGATGAGGGGCAGTTATATACAGGTGCATCAGCAGGTGGCGTCATAAAAACTGTCTCAATCCTGAGGACATTATGTACTAGGCTATGATCCAATTCAACTAAACTCATCCTAATTTACCAATTTCTGAAAAGCAAATAAGGAGGAATTAGGAGTGAAATATAACATTCAGTTTTTCCctgatgtttttctctgaaCACCAAATATAAGAGTTACACTATCTGAAAACATTCACTAGTAATCGTTTAGACATTCCACATGGTGTCACCATAGATGCTAGAAATGGTCACTCAGAGAAGATATTGATGTTGATTTCATACctcaaaaaatacatatttaagtTGCAGTCAGTTCTGTAATAAACATCCACATTCATGATTTGAACTCAGAAAGttcatcattattttatcaCAGAGCTTTTGTGGCAGTGAATCAGAGTCATCGTCACTAAATCCTGATAGTCTGAGTGATCTGGCTCAACACCTCACTCCTGACAGATTAAACTCAACGTCCCCTTTCTCTCTTGTCCCAGAGCTTTCACTTGAATCACATCATTGCCCTGGTACATGGAGATTCAAGTTTTATATGAGCGATCAAGTCAACCTGTTAAGGGACAATTGGGCTAAAGATTTGCTATTGCCCTCTGTCCTGCTGCCTCCATTTTATCATTAGGTGCCAGGATAAAAGTTTAGTTTaactaaaaacattatttactgaactgaaataataaatctaGACTTTGACACAATTATTCTATACATGGCCACACACTTACCCAGCAGAAATGAGTAAAGGGACTTTAAGTTGCGCTATTTCTGATTTCTCTAAACAATAATGTAGTTATACAACTTATATGAAGGGAAAGACGAATGTTAAAAATGGTGCCACCTACTATTCTATCTTCGATGCCCGTAAATGcctctgcattttctttttaaaggatGATTTATAAGTGTTTAGGCTGATATTAAGGGGTACTGTATTACAGTTTCTTGTAGCTTTGTAAATTTCAGTTTGATGGACTGGTTGTTGGGCTGGGTATCAGAATATGACCCTTACTGGTTAatctggtgttgtgtgtgttaaaggtgCAGCTAATAGGATGAAGATCAAGTTATATAACTCTGCTTTTAATCGACTTATTATTATTCGacttattattactttttctttttgttattattattattattagtagtagtagtattagttttattattatcccTTGTCTATTCTTTAATTATTATACGCAATGGTGTGTTtgagagttttttgttttgtatttatttattttcgcTGAGAGTGCTGTTTGGGGAGAAGATGGATTTTatggctgttgttgtttgttcattgtgtattgtttattgaaaatgaccaaaaacTGACTAAATAAAGTTATGAAAAAAAGGTGCAGCTGAACAACATGACTACACTTGAAGGAATCCTTTAATTAGTAGTGAGCCAAGAGAAGTGTAACATTTGAGTGCAGGTTTTAATTAGAGCAGCCCAGCCTTGTTTTGATCCTTGGTCCTTTAAGCAGGTTAGAGCTGATGTGACTGTATGATGGGAGGTTTAGATGGTCTTCTCTTCCAGTCTCATATTTTCACCCACATTTGTCTCTCTCAGGCCTGTTcgcctctccctccctccctgcctctctgatgtgtctctgtgctgcatcGCTCTGCCTCCACCATGGCTGCcgatgatgctgatgctgatgtcaTCACCGCCTCCCAGCATCCCTGGCACATCAGCACCGCCATTTTCCCTCCTCTGCTCAGACTGACTGTTGGACTAGACAGACTAACAGCGGGTCCGCTGGAAGCATCCCGCACCCATCCTCCTGTTTATCCATCTGGCCCTcgctcctccctccctcctgtctcccaCTCTTCATTTCTAGTTGACGCACCGCTGCGCTCAGCGCTCCAGCCCACCCAGCGCGGCTGCTGAAGCTgagtctccatctctctctctctctctctctctctctctctctctctccggcgGATTCTCCATGTATGGATGCGTCAAGGAAAGGGATGCAATAGGCTGACCAAACAcagggagaaagacaaaaatacagCTTGCTGAGGAGATTCAAGAAGGAGGGACCGGAGGATCCTGGCGCTGTTTTGAATGGGCAGAGGATTCACCCTCTGCGGTCGTCGAGTCTGAGTTGCTGAGGTAAGACACGGCTCcttttgagatgtttttttacGGCACAGCATCGCTTCTGATGGGTGTCACGCCTTGGTGAGGACTGCTTATGTGCGTTGATGATTTGGAGGCCTTTTTGGATGATAAATAAGGACGCTGCGTCAGGATGTCAAcaattgtctttttaaaaataaatattcaaatccaCCTTTAGAAAAATGACACCACCTGCACTCGGAATAATTTGGGTAAGCATATGAGCTGATTGGAGCTGTAAACGTAATATCAGCTCTAATAATGTGCGCTGACCTCCTTTCTGACGCAGTGTTAGATTATTTGGAGCCTGTGCCGTTTTGTGTTTACGCGGCCTGTGTTTGAGGTGCGGCAGGCAGAGCAAGATGGAGGAGACATGGCATAGAAATAATCGCTGTTTCAGCCTCAAATGTCTTCTCAAATGTTCAGAGTTGTTGTGTCCTTTGAATCCATCCTGCGCAGAAACCAGCCTGTTAAAGATGCTCAGGtgaatttgtatttttccatCGATGGAGGCTGAGGAGATGAATGTGCGCTGCGATGTCTCAActcaaataaacacatgaaatcaTCAGGTCATTACCAGAGGAAGCAGATAAAAGCcacaatttgctgttttaagGATAAACAGCACGAGTAAGAAGCAAACTGTTGCAAagatgctgtaaaaaaaaccaaaacaacacaccacaGCGAATTAAACATTCATGTATGCGTGTTATTTGGTGTGAAGCAGTGAGGAGTTTCATCACAAGGCCCTCAGCCAGTGATATATGAGGCCAGGGGATGATGCCCGAAGAATAAGCAGCCATTTTATTGTAGAATAGCGGGGATGCTGATGATCTTCCTGCCAAATAATGACCCTGCAATTTAATCAGCTTGTTTTTTGGAGCTGTGTGGAGCCAAACTCTCTGATTCAGGCCCTGAAAATGGAgaatgtgtcactgtgtgatgAAGCTAACGAGGTCCAGTCCTAAGTATTTAATCATaataacaacagacagcaaaTGGATGATTcaaatgatgataaaaaaaacaaaaaacaaaaagccaacAGTGACGTTGTTCAACAGATCAGTCTGTGTGGTGTTAAGTCCTTCTCATCATCTACCTGTCCAGGTtccaggtgtgtctgtgtagcCACACAGATCTTCAGCTCTTCTTccgctcactcacacacccaccTGCAACATGGCGGGGGCTTCGGTGAAGGTGGCGGTGAGGGTCCGACCCTTCAACTCCAGAGAGATGGGGAAGGACAGCAAGTGCATCATTCAGATGTCAGGAAACACCACGAGTGAGTAGAAATCCAGGTCGTTCTTTATTGGTGCTGACTGACAGAAATGGTGTGGCTATGAAAGTTAACTCTGATGGATGTGGACTTAAATGTTGACATTGTGTTGAGACGTGGAAGAATGTGGATCTGGTGTTGTACATTATGATCAACACACAGCGTTTGAACTGCAATGGAAGCAAAATAAGTGCACTTAAGTCTCACAGAGAGTAACTCACCTCAGTGAGAtttcagttattatttttatatttcattgaCGTCTCCATCCACTCTAAGGGGCTTATTGTTCTTTCACTTGGATGTCTGAGCTTTTCTTTgacacagctgttttcacattgAGATGCTGAAGAGGAAAAAGTTTCTCTTTACTgtctttaaatctgtttttaagacATGCAGGCCTGCAACTAATGATCACATTCATTATCAATTTAATCTGCTGGTAATTTTCTCTATTAGtcgatttattttttgttctaaAATGTTAGGCAGTAATGGGAAGCAGCCATTAGGATTTTCCAGAACTTAAGATGATGTCTACAGATTGCTTGTTGGACCAGTTGAActtgatgatggtgatgataaaCAACCAGACTAGACTCGACCACACCGACTAGACAACATGCAGCTTATACAAGTGTGATGTGGAAACCTGAAACCTCCAGTGCACAGACTGGGAATAGATTTCtctgtggaggaagagagacatcTTGTATCCAACAGTTAAaccattaaaatatttacatattttttcagCCATTTTAAGAATTTGTAACCAGGTAATTTGACTTCATTTTGTGCTAAATCTATCAGACATAAATCATGACaagtatgtttttatgtccTCAAAATAGAATGAATAGAGACATAAAAGGGATCTTTAAAAATATACCTGCAATATACTGTGCAAACTGTATAATCTGTAAAATACTGCAACGAGAGATGAATAATTGACTGAAAAACAGGCTGTATGtaattgaaacatttgaaactaTATGTTAGACAGTGAAGCAGACCTTTTTCTCATGTACATTACAAATAGGCTGCTGGGAATAGGCTACATCTTTCTGTTGTCAGTCATTAACCTACTGTAAATGGATCTAAGATCGAAGTATTGACACATTCTTTCTGTCAGGTAATTTTTCAGTCTGTGTGAATCACAACATGTTCATATTCTGAGACAGTCTGATAGAGCAGTTTTTTTGTAGTCTTTGACCTACATTGAGTTTAGCATTTAACCTCAAATTTGTCTTGTGGACAGCTTTGCCCTCCGGTAACAACAACGAATATGCAGGGAGGCATGCGACATCTTGGCAGCTActagaggaggaaacaaaagcttCAGTCAGGCCTGaagcctgtcagtgtgtgtgtgtgtgtgtgtgtgtgtgtgtgtgtgtaggatgtaGCGACCGCCgcagctctcctctctcatcatACGAGCTGCAGGGACCAGAAAGACCTTGTTGTTCTGGTTGAGTCCAGACGCGGGGTCAGCtgatacaagtgtgtgtgtgtgtgtgtgagccagaAAGAGGGACTATGTCACCCTGTGgtgcctctctgtgtttttattgtcctCATTAGATCCAAACTTCTATTTTTTCAATCCATTAACTTCACCGACTCTGATTGTGAGAGTTCACAGTTTCAAACTTCTATATTTTTCTTGACGCTCCCTGCGATACCCGCTTATCCTTTAGAGGGTATAGTtcatagatggatggatgtttggtCACACTGTGTTGTGCATGTTCACGcaaagcggcaacctccatgcCTGTGGAGcgaagccaatgtggaagtgccaaaaactgcagttcctcaaacagccacttgaggctggctacagaagtcaACAggagtctccataagtccccatgttaaaatgttcaatttcacagcagaaataaacacatttacagcctgttacagaaaactgttttggtctctatataGCTAATATCCTCGTTCAACTGCGATGAGGATGATTtctttatatatagatatatagactGGTGTATAGCAGTGTATGCTTTAATTTAAACACAATGTTATTGCATTagtgattatttttaaaatttttaatgcacttatttctgttatttgaaGGTGAAAGTATAGAGGGGacaaggggggagagagagggggaacaaACATCCCAGTTTGGAATTAAACCAGGGACATTGTGATCACAGTATAGCTGGATTACATGCATCTTTAACCAGTAGTCAACCAGCTGGTTCCTCTATCTAAACGTTTTGTTGGATAAGTTCAATAGAAACAGTCGCATCAAATCAAATACAGTCTCAATTAAGATCAAATGCAATCACTTAAGTCTTCATGATTTTCCAGCACTTTTCATGCAAAGAGAACACAACAGTGTTTGGAGTACGCATTTGGTAAATGTTTGTGGCACCTGTTTCGACACAACTGGATTGAATTGATCATGATGGAAAAAACTTGGTAgttaagaatgtgtgtgtgtgcggttagGACGTGATGAAAGCTCAGTCAAGGCGCAAGAAAGCTTTGCATCAAATAATGAGGAATTGTAATCTGTATGATCTTTGAActatgaaatattttaacactttGCATTCTGTAGCTGATGTTAAACTGACAGTAAACAGATTGAAATGGAATATTAAAATACTCAGGTTGTTAGAGTGACTCAGTCTCTGATGCTTCTGCCGggtctgttt includes the following:
- the agxtb gene encoding alanine--glyoxylate and serine--pyruvate aminotransferase b, with the translated sequence MQRALFSRSALLAQQTAKNALLLQRLDRSMSSVTIPPPACMLRPLEVPLRYLFGPGPSNVPPRILAVGAKPIIGHMHQEMFEIMNDIKRGIQYAFQTENNMTISMSGSGHAAMECAVFNVVEPGESVLVAINGIWGERVAEIAERMGANVHRMVKTPGGYFSNKEIEQAVAKHKPVLFFLTHGESSAGLCHPVDGIGDICRKHNCLFLVDTVASLGAAPIFMDKQNIDILYTGSQKALNAPPGTAPISFNDRACHKMFNRKTKPVSYLLDMTHLSNYWGCDGKPARAYHHTGPVSGFFALRESLSILAEKGLEESWKKHKEVAGYLYRGLEDLGVKLFIPERELRLPSVTTIAIPDGYDWRELLAYIMKHHHMEMTGGLGPSIGMVMRIGLMGYNCEKTNADMALNALADALKNCKKSKA